In Cygnus atratus isolate AKBS03 ecotype Queensland, Australia chromosome 5, CAtr_DNAZoo_HiC_assembly, whole genome shotgun sequence, a single window of DNA contains:
- the RPS13 gene encoding 40S ribosomal protein S13, whose product MGRMHAPGKGLSQSALPYRRSVPTWLKLTSDDVKEQIYKLAKKGLTPSQIGVILRDSHGVAQVRFVTGNKILRILKSKGLAPDLPEDLYHLIKKAVAVRKHLERNRKDKDAKFRLILIESRIHRLARYYKTKRVLPPNWKYESSTASALVA is encoded by the exons ATGGGTCGCATGCACGCTCCCgg GAAGGGCCTGTCCCAGTCAGCGCTGCCCTACCGCCGCAGCGTGCCCACG TGGCTGAAACTTACTTCTGATGACGTGAAGGAGCAGATCTACAAGCTTGCAAAAAAAGGCCTGACTCCCTCACAAATTG GTGTGATCCTGAGGGATTCTCACGGTGTTGCCCAGGTTCGCTTTGTTACTGGCAACAAAATTTTGAGAATCCTTAAATCAAAGGGACTGGCCCCAGACCTTCCAGAGGATCTTTATCACTTGATCAAGAAAGCTGTTGCTGTTCGCAAGCATcttgagagaaacagaaag gaTAAAGATGCCAAGTTCCGCCTGATTCTGATTGAAAGCAGAATCCATCGTCTGGCTCGCTACTACAAAACAAAGAGAGTACTGCCGCCCAACTGGAAGTA tGAATCATCGACAGCTTCTGCCCTGGTCGCATAA